ccctatagttacaaacatcattaaaaaagtaaaaacattttgttaacATGAACAAACATAAGGTTACAATAGTAAAAATTTCTATCAAATTGTAACTGGGAGTTGATCTAATGGGAGCAGAATAGGTCACAGTCCATAaagacatttacattcattttcatgttaaaCAGTAAATTTGATCTCAACTCctcaggtggaaaaaaaaccttttggCAGTTTaagaggtgaaaaaaagagaactTCAACTTTGATCAATCCAGCTGTATACTTACTGCGATATGACATGTATATATCTGTAGCTCAACAGGGGCAGCCAAGTCATGACTGTGCAATCAAACTAAGACCTTTCGCTGATGTCATcgctttgtttttttagatgAATGTTAAAGCAGCGAACACCATCTGTGCGTAAGCATCAATGCTCCAAATCTTGAACGTCACACATCTAATCATTCTGTGGAGGACAAACCAAACTTGGATGATGTGTCGCAACCATCAAGTTCTTGTCTCTGTCACATAACTCATACGTTAACACTGTTGCCTTTTCCCCAACAGTCTGTAAAATTAATGAATGCacagttagaaaaaaaaaacaaaaccaaacttaATGGCTACAAAATGATTTCTCATTCATTGCATATGGATGTAAGAcgtacagtatttgttttttagGCATTAAAAAGGGTTATCACAGTTTCAGATAGGTACTGAGTTCATGCTAGTTAAGATCCAAAGCTTGTATGCTTTATTGTTGATTTTACTGGTTGTGGTTGTTGCTGCTCTTTGGTGGTTATGGCTTCTCTACTCTCATCTACCCCTCTCACTGCTCAGCCTTGAAGCAGTAGACGCCGTAAGACTTTTGCATTTTATCTGGGAATCCAACAAAGCGCACTGCAGCTTCTGTGGGGCTGCAGTTCTTGCGAGGCCTGGAGATGGGGTAGCGGACACTTCCATCGGCCAACCAGCCGGCATCGCAGCGGTCGTAGCCCTCGAGCTTCCAGGCGGAGTACATGTGGCCCACCTTGGCGATCTCCGCACCGTCGTCTAAGCACGCCTGCACAGCCTCGTCAAAGGTCAGCCTGTCGGGTTGGACCAGCCAATAGAAACGTCCTGACAGCAGAGAAAGTGAAACAGGTGTTCAGGAGAAGAACTTTATTTTCTTGGCAGAAGAATCTTTTCCAAAGCAAAGCCATACACAGGAATTTTTAAACAATCTCATGAACTGCAATGTGTTTCCCGGTGCAAGCCCACCACAAGAATAATGCACAACGAAAACAACGAATCAAAAAAatggtaaacaaacacaaaaaactcaCCCTTGTGCGCAGAGGCGTAGCAGAACACGTCAAAGTGGCGCAGTTTGTGCTGGCGGCCGTAGCTTCTGAGACCAGGCCCATTGTTGGAGCCACCACAAGGCTCTCTGGGTACGGTGATGGGATACTGCACTGTGCCATCATTCAACCAGCCGGCGTTGCACCAGTCCAGGCCGCCCTTCCAGGCCTCAACCAGCTGATCATAGTTGGCGATCACAGCATCCTGCTCCACACAGGCCCGCACACCGTCCTCGAAGTTCAGGTTGTAGCGGCCCGAATAGGGGGAGTATGGGAACACAACACCTGAGTGAAGCAGAAGAGATGAAGTGAATTTGACCTATCAGCCTAAGTCTTTCAGGGGTTGCAGCTtgcaaaatgtctgcagtttgCTAATTTCATTATTACTTTTGTCTGAAATTACTTGCGCATGTTCAGCCCCCACCCAGACTGATCCATCACACATGTGAGAAACTGGGTGGGAGCGGCCCTTTGGTGCAGAAGAGCTCTAACACACTGCAGTCATTTAGTGTGTCACCACGCAATGTAAATAACCCGAACGTGCATGAAAAGCAGTTTCCCTCTGAATGGTGCATTTTGAAAAGGAAGACAGTTTCGGCATTTTAAAATCTGATGAGTAAATCAGCTGCATGAGTGTAGGGAACGGAAAAGATgggaaatgtgtttctgtttacttatgtgtgtgtaacagtaTTCAAATGCAATAATGACTGAATCATTACAGCGGTTTGGAAAAATCAGCACAAgctgtctttgcttttctttttctttttccacaagagaagaaaatgtggatgttttcaATAACTAGAAACACAAATATTGCTGAGGAAGATGATCAGTCCAGAAATATACACTCTATTACTGGTGAAAGTGCTCCTGATGTTACTACAGCTGTTGTATTAACTCATATTTTAAGAAGCATCACTAAGCTATGTTTCTAAAATACTTATATGAAAGCAGGATTTACCATCAGTGAGACCACCTTGCACCTCCAAGATAATCTCTTGGATGGTGTCTTCCACCCCGTTGATGATCTCACAGTGGTATTTTCCCATGTCTTCCATTGAGACGTCAGTTATCACCAAGGAGGCGTCTTCACTGTCGAGCTCCTGCAAAAAGACGCGGTCCTCGAAGCTGCCGTAGGACTTCTTGTGGAATCCCATTGAAAGCAGCACATCCTCGTTCAGTGCCTCGTCATCTGCCACCTTGGTCCATTTGACTCGGATACCAATGCTGCCAAAGGACATGGTGTCCTTGGCCAGGAGCCGGCAGGGCAAGGTGACGTTGTCACCTAGGTCAGCAAAAACCTTaactggaaaagaggaaaacatgattTATCCTTAGTGGAGTTTGGTGGTGATGAGTGATTTTGATAGTTGCAATCAGGAACTTTTGATTTTGTGCTTGGTATGAAACAGATGCAGCAAAACACCAATAAAGGAAAcagaaatctttttttaatgtaattctTCCACAGCATGTTATGGCATACATGGACTGTATGTCACAGTATATTTTACTGGACATGAATGCACATATGCAGTTAAAAGCATACTCTCACACAAAACTATCAAAGGGTCTGGGGGGATCCTGTTTGGTTTATGAGATCCAGTATTGGACAGCAGCCAGTCTACGGCCCCTGGAGTCAGCCGTCCTCTTCAGTCTCCTTCCTGCTCTTGTCAGTCCTGGCACATGCAAAGCTTTGTTTGTTGGCATTAACCCTCAAAAAGAAGTGCTTATCTTTGATCCGCTCCATCGGATTCTTGTAAAACATATCAGGCACCATGTCAATAACAGGAAAAGTAAGCAGATAATACACTTAATGATTCACAGAATCCAGCCGTCatcattctgtttttcatgcatttactCCGTGCAgtccctttctttcctccctgaCCAAACTGGGCCACCATTTAACTCATAACGGGAGGTCATGTATGTCTCACTGTGGGTTCCTACGGTCTCCTCGACCTCGATGTTTAGACCTCACAGGGTTTGCTTAGTTAAGAAGACCCCAGCCAGCAAGGGGTGGCCAGTGCCAGGCAATAATAATAAGCACCAGATGGATGCACATAGCTCCTGACccccaccgccaccaccacaGGTACAGCCTTCAAAAATCAACCTTGTAAATGGAGCCAGTCTGCAATGCACAGGACTTGTAAGGTAACACGGTAATTACATAACTGAGTAAATCAACTGGCCTGTCAGCTTTAAGGGGTCTGCAGAAACAATTTGGGAACTTATTCAACCCAGCAGTTTCTGGCTGACTCCAGGCTCAGTCCTTAAACGTCGTCCCTTGAGTGTCTGTTGCCATGTCTAAAATGCCCTGAGCGGCtctgtttctgatttattttcatcacactTCCTCAGTATGGATGATCTGTGTCTAAAGCAGACTGGGAATGCCAGCATTTGTGTTGAGGCGCCTCACTTTGAGCAGCAACTCTAGAGCCATGACTGGAATACTGTGTCACTGGCTCTTCGGCAGGGACAACGTTTCCCACATGGGCAATCCAGGGAGTAATTGGAGCCACTGGATTGCTGCCTTCCGCTCTGATCAACCTGCCCCCCGacccacatgtgcacacagggGAGTGACGCTGAAATGACTTCTGAGCAACCCAGTGCCTGAACTGTCCCGATCCTCCATTCTGACCACACAGTAGATGTGAGTCTGGACTTTGTCCACTGGTGCTCAGGTCATTAGTATTGAGCTCTCCTGCAGAAGGATTTAATTAGCAGGAGCACTGCTGACAGACCTAATCTACCCTTCAGTCCAACCTTGTGCCACTTTTTCttacattctttcatttttttttcagtagaCCTCAAACCTTCTTATATTCCAGAGGCTAATTCTGTTACTCAACCACCACACCCTGGCCTCACTCACGTCTTGGCTGGTCAACAAGATGCCAGGTATACGCAGCTGCTAATTACTAATGCCATTAAAAGCAGTGTAGACTTTAAAAGCAGTCTGGACAAGAGTCCTCTTTGCCTGTTCTGTCAGTGAGGAATGACTCACAGCTTCGTCGTGCCTCATAAATTCTCTGCATGGGTAGCAGTTGCATGAAGTGTGATTGAAACCTGGGAGACCCAGGATGACTAAACTGCTCATCAAACACCCTGGCAGAGGTGAAGGCGACGGCGACGCCAACACCGGCTCACCAGATGTAACACCATCCAACATTTCTGAATAAATATTTCCAAATTTCAGGAAATTGGACTTGATAGAATAAAGGGGTTCATTGTAGTGTCCTGTGGAAACATTGTTCTCTTCAGAGGCGAAAACCAACCGCTGGATGTGGTTTGCAGTCCTGAAATGTGAGACGGGAGGAGGGGATTGATTAAACGTCACTCTGCCAACACAATGCTGAGAAAAGAGCTTGCAAATGACTGTATGTACTAACCGAATACCTTACAGATCACGAAATGTAAGCATAACTAAGACCTCTGTCTCTTGGACATGGTGTCATATATTCCAGAGCAACCTTGAATGATGCCTGAGAGACAGtaggagcagacagagagacaggcaagTTGAGAGTAATTCCGCTCCTGCGTTTACGGGCAGACACAATGACCCACAGGAAAATGTGGCCCCGACCATGTGGGGCACGCTACACTCATAAAGCGACAGCCGGTTGTGTGTACTTAGCCTTTCAGGAACAGGCGGGAgcctccttttctttgtcacacCTCAGACTACATCCTATTTATGTAAGACTCTCCGAGGTCAAAGGTGGTGCCCAAATTGTGGCATTTAACATAAAAGCGGGTCATCAAATAATTCTGAACGGCTTCTACCCGAAGCTTCGGTGGAGTGCAGCTgggaaggaaaacacagcaaacgagtaaatgaacacatgtgcacatgacAATAAAAGAGCTCTGCAGTTGCAGCCAAGACCCACTGCCATTTTATGACCAGGCGCAATTCTCTCTCACTCCGTTAAACGTCGTATTAGCAAGTGATTGGAGCCATGTGCTTCTTTGTAACACCGAACTGTAAATTTACAACAGCATCACAGTGGCGCAAGTCTACTCAGTGACCTACATATTCTGATGCTAAAAGAGTCTAATTATGCTGTTGAAGCCCTGAGCCAATTTCGCTTTAAGATACTGAGTGagcaaaatgttgaattttgcTCAAATGCCTCCTTTATGAAAGGATGGACGTCTCTATCGTCACGTTTCTATCGGCGCCACACCCTCTGACAGAGCAGCTAGACATGAGACACTTTACAACATCCCACAGCTttgtgctcctctgctgctgctggcccaTTTGTGTCAATATGGAGAAAGAATTAACAAGCCCAGCTGGGACAAACGCAGCAGGCCAACTCCTACACAGCAATTCCAATAAACcctttcctgctctctgtcatgCAGAGCGAGCACAAACAGAGTGCGGGTGTGTGTCGCTCACATGGCTTCGTATGTGATCctcagcacacacgcacaaaaggCTGTCGTCAGAGTCATTTGTGAATGAGCACAAATGCAATAGCGCCGAACTTGGCTGCGCCAACATCGCATTTCTCAGCCTCAGCCCGTTTCCAGCCAAGCTCCCATTCCCACCCAGCCCTGGTAACCGGGCCAAGCCTCAGTAACCAACAACTACAGAAAGCATTAGACTTAACAGACTGTTACCTCACAGGGAAAAACAGAGTCATTTGGCTGCTGTTCAGCATGGGGCTCTATATGTTCGGCTGCGGGTCGTTAATCTTAACTCTGCTCCTGTCAGGGTGCCTGCTACCGTGGCACATTTCCAAAAGCTCGCAGTGCCAGAGTGAGTCAGTAGGTGGAAGGATAGGCAACGCCCCGTGGACAGACAGCGAATACGCCGCTCACACGGGTAACAGAAGCAATGAGCGAGCTCGCCCGAGCTGAGCCAACGCTTTTACATAATGCAAACAGTGAGGTCATGCAC
The DNA window shown above is from Chelmon rostratus isolate fCheRos1 chromosome 5, fCheRos1.pri, whole genome shotgun sequence and carries:
- the LOC121606678 gene encoding hyaluronan and proteoglycan link protein 1-like encodes the protein MTSLLSITIISLILVASAYSQVTSSPPPLPVKVFADLGDNVTLPCRLLAKDTMSFGSIGIRVKWTKVADDEALNEDVLLSMGFHKKSYGSFEDRVFLQELDSEDASLVITDVSMEDMGKYHCEIINGVEDTIQEIILEVQGGLTDGVVFPYSPYSGRYNLNFEDGVRACVEQDAVIANYDQLVEAWKGGLDWCNAGWLNDGTVQYPITVPREPCGGSNNGPGLRSYGRQHKLRHFDVFCYASAHKGRFYWLVQPDRLTFDEAVQACLDDGAEIAKVGHMYSAWKLEGYDRCDAGWLADGSVRYPISRPRKNCSPTEAAVRFVGFPDKMQKSYGVYCFKAEQ